In Anopheles bellator chromosome 2, idAnoBellAS_SP24_06.2, whole genome shotgun sequence, the genomic stretch cttttgctctACTTAATTGAGTGAATAGGTAAGCTATAACGCTTGTTTGGTTTGCTAAttaatgtgtgtgtttgttgcttaCTTCTTTTTATCGCTTATCGTTCGCTTTAAACAGCTCGTCTCACCGCCTCCCCCGGTTTGCTCCCCCGGTGTCccctgtgtgttgtgttttagTTTCACTCGTTTACGTTCGCTTTGCGATTGCGtccttcgttccgttccgtttgacgTTCGAGACTCTAGCCTCTCTCGGGGCGGGCGGGCCACGCGCAACCctcgggcggtggtggcatgGCCAGGcaaagaaaggaaggaaaaacgggTGAGAAAATTCGTATTCGTGCAGAAAACGGACGACGCGGCCAGTGCGTGCCACCGCGCGTGACTCGACCCCCGCGAGCAGCCCCCGCCCCGCGCAGGTGTGCGGATGGGAGGGGGCCAGTTCTAACAGAAACTTAacagcggaagcggaagcggatgCGGTAAAGGTCCAACACAATTCGGTACGCGCAAGTCGCGTGAAGTCGCGTCGGAAAGGCGCCTCACTTCAGTTCGCTGGAAGCACTCATGGTAAAGTTTTCTcattacatttgttttttttttgttgttgctcttatctttgtttaatttcctatgtttttgttgtttactttCCGAAGTCGAAGTCGTGGCGCCGGCCTGTAAAAGTGTAAGCCCGCCCGGCGCTCGCCCATCGCCAATAGTGTAAGTCAATGCGTTTCATCAtttggtgtttggtgtttctGCTTTCCTCTAAATAGTTAGTTCTGCGCTCCCCGGTGCTCCCTAACCCCATCCCTCCCCTTAGATAATTTTGCTGCCCTTTCCTGCCCAGTCTGTCGCCCTCCCGCCCCGGCGCTCTgctttgcgttgcgttgcgtgtcgTTGCGCCACTGAGCGGCCAGcaagcgaaccggaaacagaacCTCCGCAACGACCGAACGCGtctgacagagagagagagagagagagtgagagagcgcgACTAGGCAAGAACTAGAATCTATAGTAAGCTCCACTATTTTAGGTCCTTTTCGTATTTTCCCGGTTGCATCCCGGCGGCCATTTGCAACGCCAACTCACTGCCGGTGCTCGCTCGCTGAAGTAGGCTCTGAATTAGGATCGTCCCCGCCTTTGGCGACGTCTTCGCTGAACGGGTTCAGTGTCTGAATTTATTGCTTCACGGTTCATTCAGTGTGATCGAGGCCGATCGGGATCGGGCGCActcgctcgcacacacatacgcacacatacactctcCTACGTAGCTCTACTGAACGAATCTCTATTCCGAAAACTATGCACGCCACCGTTTGGCTTGAGAATATGTGTGCAAACTGCTGGGCTGCTGCGATCGACGGTTGGTAGCAGTATTCGAGCAGCGCAGGATGCTGCCGAAGCCCATCGTATTGCCCATCTCCCTTTTGTAGTGTATAtgtgtatgagtgtgtttCAGTTGGCAATAAGAGGCTAAAGTGGAGTTATGTTACTGTTTCTAGTCGACTTTCTTCagtttcctcttttttgtgCTGTACAAGCCGGGATATTTAAGGATTTCCTGCTTCtggcttttccgtttccggatgTTAttatgtgtgtctgtgttcgtTCAGTGTGCACTCGGTTGTCGGGAATctgttttcgtgtttcgggAAAAGAAACCAACCGAAAGAAGTTCGGAGCGATgaacaacgcaacgcaatggttcgaaaagagagagaaagatagagtcaaagagacagacagatagatagagagagagagagaattagGAAAGATGGTTGAGATGAACGAACTTTGGCTGTGCCAATAGAGCGGGCTGCGGAATATCCTTTGCTTGATCGTCGATCGACTACTGTGCGATCGCGGCTCACTCGGGTCCGATTCGCATAACAGTTGCTTCTAGTGTTTCAATTCTTAAGCTAAAAACCGTCTCCGATGCAGTACttgtgcgtatgtgtgtgagagagtttatttttttttttaccgaagATCGACTCCGCGGCCGCCCGGTTTTCACAGTACTTTCCCCCGAGCGCCATGCGCCAGCACTTTCACAATTAGATTGGAGAGTTTTTCTcagtgtttgtgtatgtgtgtatggtAAGTAAATGGATTtagcttcgtttcgttcgtttcgtttcgctgtcTTCCTCTATTATTTACGTTTTTCCTCGTTCgtacgaaaaaacaaaacgccttTTCATACCCTAGAGAGATTGGTGTTTCATGTTTAGGTAGTATTGAATTAGAACTTATTCGCTAGAGTGTTTGttttagagagagagagagagagttagagCATGACCACTAAGACCACTTTTACCACGATGTAAATGCGTCGCCATTTGCTTTCGCCACAAATGGGCGGATGATGCGGATGTGAAGCGATGTGTTCGTGTTGCTGTCCTCAGTTCGTGTCGTGTGATAAAGGTCCTTAAAGGCAAGCAAGAAAGGGACGACGGACGCAAAGGTCCAGGTGTAACGGTAGATAAATTATATCACAGTTTCAGGGGCCAATGGGAGAGAGTACAATTTGGCGTTGGCGTCAGgtcaaacgaaaccaaagGGGTGTCCCAGGGGCAAAGTAAGATCGGATCGGTCGGATCGGTTGCACGCTTTCGCGAGGGGCTGCGGTCTGTTTCGCTGATGGCGGGGCAATAATAATTATATGCGCATTGTTATGGTATGGATGGCTGGTTGGTTCCTGTGGCTTGTAGTTTTCGCTTACTGCGCTTATATCGATAGCTATTTGGTTTACCTCTACTATGTATGGTTTGTGTGTTGGAGTAAGTTTCTTCCGTTGTCGCCTTCCTCGATTTACACTCCCGCACCCCCAGCGTGTCGCGGGTGCCGATGGTTCTCAAACTATCTTGTATACACAGGCAGTATTTACAAAACCCCGagcactccggtccggtccgtcccggtggtggtcacttccggtgcccaTGTCCCAAGTGTCCTCTGAAGTCCTTTGTCTTTGGTGTGATGGGGTGTGTTCGTGGCAGATGACAGATGGGTGATGATGGCGTCGTTCTATGCGTTCTCTGTGTCCTTTTGGGTACATCACTCTTCTCTGCCGATACTTTTTTCCCtttattttgctatagcttATGCttatttcgattttatttatatgtatatatatatatatgtatagtTATGTAAGGCATTAACTATTTATCGTTTAACTTATCCGTAAAATAGTTCCTAAGACTTGTATTCATTGAACTCATCGAATATATGTACATAGAATTGGGCGTCAATTAAGAAGGTTTAGTAAGATCGCGGAGCGTGTCTTGGCTTTTATTCTTGAACCGTTTTGTCGTCTGTCTCGacccactgctgctgctgcggcggctgctgctgctgctgctgctggctgtggctgggcGTCCTTTATTAGCGTTAGGACAGCTGAGTGGCAGCCGGTACCGTGATTCCTctccaccggtgccacctgCCACCTCGATAGAATTGTTACTTTTTgtcggccttttttttcttgttatatatatatatatatatatgtataaatttttcgtgtttcttgtgtatgtgtggcattttttgttgttggtttgttgtaATTTGTTGTTGTATCTTATACGTCCGCGCTTTTACTTCCTTTACTTTTCAATAACATATGATAATATTCGATTTCTATTACTAATAGCACTTGTTGGTGTTTTAGTAGTCAATTAATGGTTTATTATATGcaatgtgtgtgttgtgtttggttttcacGTTGTTTATCTTATGCTTGCCTTCCGCGCCATGCTTCGCGCTGGCCTCCCTGTCCGGTTCTGATTacttttgttcttttcttgttttagtttattttcttcctttaaGTCTCCTATACTCACGGTGTGCACGCTCGCGGTTCTCTCCGCTTGCACTTGATCGGCTCCTCGTTGATCGGCGTTTTTGTTCGAGACTATTCACTATTTCCTTAAACTGTTCCTCGTTTGATTTTCCCTCTATAATTTTGCTTagcaatcaataaaatattcatatatatgtatatgtatatatatgtatatatattcATGTATATATATTTAGTATAACTAAGTTTTGGTCGTTATTAAAATTGTTATTTGTAGTTCTATAAAATCACTGGATTCGGCGCACTTCTTGCCTTCGCGCGGCCCTTGCGCGATCCCCCTCGTGCATGCGTTTTGCCTCTACGGTTGTATGTTTCGCTCCGCTTTGTTGTcctctgtctctttcgcgcCCAAGATTCACGCTGCACTTTACTCCTATCAATTTCACGTTGCGCGGCCACACACCCGCGCACACGGTCGCTGCGCAAATATTCGTAGCTACACGAGGTTATGTTATGTCTTAGGTTCATACAATTTGCaacttttgattgatttatgtaCACAGAGTTCACGAAGGGGCGAGTTGTTGGACGAGTTTGGACTGCGGCGTGATACGATTGTGGCCCGGGCTCTCGCGGAATATTCTCGGTAATATTACGGTTTCGACCACCCATTTCGACACCCCATTTCGGTCCCTTCGGACTCCGGCGAGCACTCTGGAGCAGCGACCGGGAGATATAAAATTATCTCAACAGAGTGCCCGCACGCGCTTTGATAGGTTGGttcgggtttggtttttttagGTTGGTTCCGATGGACAGGATGCAGGCCcattctcactctctcacatCCAGTAACTTCCCTTTTGGGTAGTAATTGCGTCGGCGTGAGTGTTTGTAACATAACTTCTCCTGTCACTTAcggttcgattttcgaagACGATTTACGATGTGAAGAGAGTCGAACTATTTACACTCACGCACTCACGGGGCCGCAGTGCAGTTGGTATGTGGCTTGGgacatttcattctcattttaggctttttatgctttttttagttttaagtTTTCGTTCGGCCCGCGTTTTCGGAGCGGCTGCGGAGAAAGGGGGGGCTCGGCCACGGACATTGCCATTTATTGCTTAATTTGATACGTGATATTTTCAATCTTATttagatattttattttcctttattttagTTGTATTTAGCCACGGCGCCCACAAAGCGCGGGCCGTCCGCCCCCGTTCCCGAATCACGTTCACGTTTCTTGCGGGGCTTCTTAGGTTGTGTGGTTGttgtattaaaaaaatatatttaaattcaccgaccgaccgaccgaccgatcgaccgaccgacgactgGCCGACGACGGGGCCTCAATCTCGCGCGCGCATTGCCGTGGCTTTTTAAGATATTTAATATTCAACTTGTTTTCCCATAGCTGCTTGCTCCATTAATTaatgcgcgcgtgtgtttctGCGtggtgtgtgcctttttttaaataatttttacaCAATTACTATGTACAATGCCGCcatgccgcgcgcgcgcggcgtagacgtgtttgtgtttgatttcctttaatttaaattcattcaacGGCGCACGCAAAACTGGTTCACCTGGTGCGCTAGAGTTAGAGTTAGAGTGTAATCGTACTCATCATAATGATAACCATGGCAAACATGCGATGTAGTATGTATGTACTAACAAGAATCATAATAATTCAATAATCAATTGAACCTAGTTCCGATCGGCGCTCGCTCATCCGACTACTACTCCCGGTTTGACCCGCGCCGCTGGCCCCGACTTCCGGTTGCACGCTTTACACTCTACACTCCTCCTTTAAGCGCTCCTTTAAGCGCGCGTGTAATGGGTAGCCTGGGTAGTGTGTTCGTTCGTCGTTCGATCGTGTGCGTTTACAGCGATATTCCTTTAATGCTTAAAGTGGTATGACTTTCGTAAGTTTTGCTCCGCGCAGTTTACGTGTTAATAATTCATATTCATTCTACGTTACGCTAGATTAAGGAGTACCTAGGACACGACACGGGACACGATGTAAGATTGACCGTTTTGGGGGCgaacagaaaggaaaaagtaaaaaaccggaagccgcaCGCGAAACGTGGGCCGGCACTAGTGCGCGATGACGGACGACTACAATCTCGGGCTCGTGGCTTCCAAACTGGCTTAACTTGCTTCGCTCTGCTCTGGCCGTTTTTTCGGGAAATGGGACTCGGAATGGGAATGTCCTAAGTGGGCCTACTAAACGCCGTGGGTTTATCGTGCATGTTTCAGTAGTTCGAAGGATGCGCCGTTGCGCCAACTTGGATGCTTGGGTACGGAGCTGGGAATGGGGATGAACTGATACGAtcgagataaagagagagagagacagacagagtggggaaaaaagaagaaggagagagagagagagtgagagcgagagggcaaGATAAGCTGAGATGAGCGCTGCGCCACTGAGGATGAGGAGTTGAGTCGAGATGAAGTTGGTTAGTGGTTGAGTGGAGAGATGACACGAGGAGATGCACCCTGGGCCTCTACGCCGCGTCCTTCGGGTTAAttccttctcctcctccttctcctccttttccttctccttcgcaCCCTCCTTCCGTCGCGttccgtcaccgccgccgcggccgttGCGCCACCCGTtgcccggtgccggagtcGGGCCGCGTTATAATGATCCGGGAAAGCTTTCTACTAACTTATGGCGCAATTTCTGTGAGTACCGCATTAAATCCTCCTGCCACATGTtcaattcaaatcaaaacaaattcacTCCGAAGCCGTACTCAATTTTGTCGACATCTGCAAAAGTCGGAGAAAAAGCATTTAGCGAACGTCCCGGCGGCTTGGCtcgtttttttggggtgggggggggaggtggtggtgggggttgtgtggtggttgttgggTTGGTGTGGTTGGAAGAAGGGTTCGTAAGTAAAAAAAGTACTTccaaggagaagaagaagataaaaaggggaagaaaaaccaaCTAAAGGaccaacagagagagagagagagagagagtacagGGGGTTTTCGTGGCGTGTCGTTCAGCCGACAGAGTGAGTGAGCAGGTGAGTGAGCaggtgagtgagtgagaaagaaaggtGTGAAAGAAAGGTGCATTCGACGTGTGTCTGTGAGTGTGATAGTAAACtgtgggtgggggggtgggggcagTGATAACAATGGTGCTACTACGGGCGGGCaggaaccgaagaaagtggGAAGTAGTTTGGAAAAAAGAGGGCGGGGGGAAAGAGACGCTTCTCTACTTGGAAAGATTGTGAACGGAAAAGTTAATAGATGAAAattcgaaataaaaaaaaaactgtgatCTTGATCTTGGCTTCGGACGCAATCCGGACCCACCGGGTtaaccggagcaccggagaaAAATCTGTCGAAAACACGTGCCAAAGACGCGTAGGATATGCGCGCAGACCTCGTGTGGTCTGATGGCGTGTGGCAGTGTTTAGTTGACGCGTTACGGCACAACGGCCGTTTGTTGACTGCTTCGCGGAATCGCCCGCACGTTACTCTGCCGGGTGGATCTGCGGTGCGTGGGTCCGCCATTACGGTGCCGGAAAATCCGGGAAAAAACCAACGACACGCGGTCCCACTTGCGTCATCAAGTTAATCGTCGTGGCGACGAAAATGCACATGCACCATCTGGATTCCGGGGACGATCCCGTTTGGCTGATGTGACATCAGCGTTCGGTTTTGACTCATCTCAACGAAAGCGCGGGGATCAAAGGATCCTGTTCGATGTTCGGCTTCGAAGCGCAAGCAAAGTAGGCGCCTCGTGACAACGCTACGGATGCTGTTTGTCGAGTGCTCGTTTTAATTCGCCCGTTTGCACGCTACTATTTTGACCGCGATTTCCGGAAGCCTGGCTCGGGACGCTGGACCGCCACAAGCCGCCTGGCACGGGGTCCGCTCGGTGATTAAATCATTTATTGCCCCATAAAACCGTGCCTCGGGCGCGCTCTGGGACAATTGGCCGTAAAAAGGCCAGGCCAGTGGCGGGGTTTTCccgatttttcaaaacaaccgTTGATGGTGCAGCTGCGTGTTGCGTGTATGAAAATAGTACGGGCGCATGCTCGCTCGCTGTATGTTTTAATGCTGCTAACCACATATGCAGCTAACCTTTCGCTTGGAGGCGGGCTAGAAATAACGGgtgccgaaacgaaacgctgACCACCGCGCTCGGAAGCTAATTTCGGCGGGGGTCCACCGACATGTTCCGTGCGTTTTTGCATTGTTACGCGCAATACTGCCCAAGTGTGGCTGAGTCAGTGTAACGAATTTAATGATGAGTCCAAACGAACCAATAattgaacgaacgaaacaatcgggaaaacaatagagaaaaacagaaacagacagagggagagagagagagagagagagcgagaagcaaCAAATAGAGAGCAAAATAGTGATAGAGTTAGGTAGagagaacagagagagagagagagagagagagagagagagagagagacgtaGTGGTAAACGTAACGAAACGAGTAggacaaataaaaaagtttacATCTACGATAGTTATTATCATGCATCCTGTATTTCACCTTTCATACCAGGTACACGATGGTGTTGGTTATTATGTAGACGATTCGCTAAATCTTGCATAACATCACGAAATATAATACTATCTAAATTTTCTCCTAATCTATATAATAAAAACCAATCGCCCATTTTAGAACGTCTTACTATGATTTCAATAGCATCTCGACGAACTAACCTGAAAGAGTAcgcaaaagagagagagagagagagagagaaaaagagaaggaGTAAAACAAGGGCCCCAGGGATGGCCACAGTCAGTCTCCGCTTCGCGGCTCTCGGCGCTACTTACCTAAACCTTAATCGCAATAAATAAACTCGCATTCGTGGTGAGAAAATTATAATAAGTCGATAAAACATCGTTAACGTGGTTAGTATCGTTAAAATAATGAACCAAAACCACAGAAAAATGTAGATTTTTTCGTTAACAACATTTAGTGGCAGAATACATATGGCGTCGTGTCGCTCAACCTGCGGGAAGAGAAGCGAAAATGCGGGTTAAATCCTGCCCAGCTAGGGACACCCTCGTGAGGGTAGTACGCACCTCGCCGCTGACACCATACTTGTAGAATGTACATTTGGTCATTCTCGGGAAAATGTAGATCATCGGGTCCATCCGATCTTCCTGGTCAGCCTCCATGTGCGTTATTACGTCCAGCCCAAACGTCATGAACTCGCCGTCGAAGAATTTATTCATTAGAAACATTTGGCCTGTCCAGCGAGAGacacacggagagagagagagagagagagagagaaagatcgTGTGCATGTTAGTGTTTCGTTGCGGCTCACGACACGGACGATCGCGGCACGTACCTATCACATTACACAGTGCTAAAAATTCGCAAACATAGTATCTGTAAGCCCACCAATTGTGATACCTGCGACAcacaatgaaaaaaaggaaagaaagagagagaaacgaacCGAGTGAGTGAGAACGGAAACACGGAAACACGTGGCGAGGTGGCGGGTGCGGAAAGAGCACACGGGCGGCAGGCACTTACCTCAAGTTGTCCCAAAGGTAGTCAAGAAGCagctttttcttttgctttttttcgatCTCGGAACAGATGCCTATGTCTAGGTCCATCATAAGCGCATGGATTTTTCCTCCTTCCCACGACTTCCAGAGCCATCTTGGTGTATAAAAAAGTATGGCCTAGCCACACCGAGGAACCGGGACAAAGATAGCGGGGATAAGAGATTAGTGAAAGacgtcggaatcggaatgaactgacgatcgacgatgatgatggtcggcGATGCGATGGCAATGTGtgcaacccaacccaacacgCCATtcgggtgtgtgcgcgtgtgtattCGCCGATAAAGGATGTTTGGAAGACAGAACTCGGAACGATGAAACACGACTTtgccagacgacgacgacggggcgacttaaaacatcaacagcaaacaacaacacggacCGTAGAATAATAGGAGTACTCGCCAGAGTCCGTTTCAAACCGAGTTCGGCCTTTGATCGCCGCGcgttcgcatttttttttgagtGATCCGCTccatccaaaacaaacaaatcgctAGTCCCTTTTATTGATGGGTGGCGATTGAagcgcaaataaaaataaatcaattcgGTGCGGCGCAACCTGCAGCAAACAGCAACCCGGACCAGAGGgatgctgtggctgctgctgacccGACGGCATCCCGTCAACCACTTTCGATTGCGGACAAAATCGAATCTCATTGAAAGCTGTGAGTGGCCACGGAATGTAGGTCAACACGGTCACAGCGCGCTCCTTAACAAAGTTATCCTGGCGCATCCGTGCCACGCTCATTGTCTCATTacacaccgccggccggccacacgcCGGGATCCATATGTTGGCCCCTTTCTGTGTTATTTAAAATAGAGCCACAGCGGGGGACACAGTGGGAAGGGCTCCCCGGGGTCGTCGACGGGGAGCCTGTCGAATGCACAGcagcccgtcccgtcccgtccatTCGGCGGCTGGCTCCTGCTGCGCTGAAATGGGCTCATTGTTATCGACAAACGATGATAGATATGcacggccagcggcagcagcagtaatcCTTTTTGTAGCAAACACATCCCCAACCGGGCCGCATCGGGCCGCAACGGGTTGTCCCCTGCACTGTCCTCAATAGCCCCGTAACCCCATAAACCCGCGTTCCCGGGCGCCGGATCTGTGTCAGGACAGGACAGGATGGTTACTGTGAGTCTGCGGGTCGAGTCAACGGGCGCCCTTCAGATCAGAGCGCGTTGTCAGTTGAGAGTTGGCAGATTTATTTGACTGTTTCATTGACATTCTAATCGGGCCCCGGGACACATCGGGAGCCGCgcgaataagaaaaaaacaaaacgcggcgaaacggaaacttcACTTATTTCGCTGTAATTGAGTTGTAACTGTCGGGGGCCCATAAATTGGTGTAACGAAATTGTTTAAACAAGCGAACACACCACCGGTTAATGGGCCCTCAACCGGTGCGGGTGGCGCGGTGGGGAACGGTGGTGATAAATTATCGATAAAAGCGCGCGCGGTGGACAGTGGcggaccaaccgaccaacaacaataaacaacgtCGGGTCCACCGTCCTGTTCCTGCGCGGCGCGTATAAATAAAAGAGTCGGATGATTCGTATCCGATCCTTGATGGTCCGATCCCGTTCAATACTCCCTGAATCCTGAATCGTGGTGACCGCAGCGAACGGCTCATCATTAGCCACGTACGCACCGCACGGTGACAGTTTCTCGAACTCGGACGACAAAAATGCGATGCCAATTGGCCCACGGTGAAGA encodes the following:
- the LOC131208325 gene encoding innexin shaking-B isoform X2 — its product is MEFLRGVYAFMQVSRSSINHVKTDSSIFRLHTNATVILLVTFSIAVTTRQYVGNPIDCVHTRDIPEDVLNTYCWIHSTYTVVDAFMKKQGQEVPFPGVDNSQRSGALTIRHTKYYQWVAFTLFFQAILFYTPRWLWKSWEGGKIHALMMDLDIGICSEIEKKQKKKLLLDYLWDNLRYHNWWAYRYYVCEFLALCNVIGQMFLMNKFFDGEFMTFGLDVITHMEADQEDRMDPMIYIFPRMTKCTFYKYGVSGEVERHDAICILPLNVVNEKIYIFLWFWFIILTILTTLTMFYRLIIIFSPRMRVYLLRLRFRLVRRDAIEIIVRRSKMGDWFLLYRLGENLDSIIFRDVMQDLANRLHNNQHHRVPGMKGEIQDA
- the LOC131208325 gene encoding innexin shaking-B isoform X1, which translates into the protein MLDIFRGLKSLVKISHVNTDSPVFRLHYSITVIILMSFSLIVTTRQYVGNPIDCVHTKDIPEDVLNTYCWIHSTYALKSMFLKKIGSEVPYPGVGNSEGKALDKKIYKYYQWVCFCLFFQAILFYTPRWLWKSWEGGKIHALMMDLDIGICSEIEKKQKKKLLLDYLWDNLRYHNWWAYRYYVCEFLALCNVIGQMFLMNKFFDGEFMTFGLDVITHMEADQEDRMDPMIYIFPRMTKCTFYKYGVSGEVERHDAICILPLNVVNEKIYIFLWFWFIILTILTTLTMFYRLIIIFSPRMRVYLLRLRFRLVRRDAIEIIVRRSKMGDWFLLYRLGENLDSIIFRDVMQDLANRLHNNQHHRVPGMKGEIQDA